From the Marinomonas sp. THO17 genome, one window contains:
- a CDS encoding glycosyl hydrolase 108 family protein, with the protein MDHFNAALADVLKHEGGYVDHKADLGGATHFGISLRFIKQLPALAGDVNGDGHINVLDIQQLSKADAAQIYRQYFWLHYRLEQVQSEKIAIKLLNLFVNMRGKTAALIVQRAVNDLLTESHLVEDGILGNQSLAALNQVSSDALYACLQYQAWRVYRAIVQHNPSQSVFLNGWQRRAFS; encoded by the coding sequence ATGGACCACTTTAATGCGGCACTGGCGGATGTACTAAAACACGAAGGCGGCTATGTCGATCACAAAGCGGACCTTGGTGGCGCCACTCACTTTGGCATTTCGTTACGCTTTATCAAACAGTTACCCGCTTTAGCGGGAGACGTTAATGGCGATGGACACATCAATGTGCTGGACATTCAACAGCTTAGCAAAGCCGATGCGGCGCAGATTTATCGTCAATATTTTTGGCTGCATTATCGTCTGGAGCAAGTGCAGAGCGAAAAAATTGCCATTAAATTACTGAATTTGTTCGTCAACATGCGTGGTAAAACCGCCGCGTTAATTGTGCAGCGAGCGGTGAACGACTTGTTGACCGAATCTCATCTGGTAGAAGACGGCATATTGGGCAATCAGAGCCTAGCAGCACTCAATCAAGTGTCTTCAGACGCCTTGTACGCTTGCTTGCAATACCAAGCTTGGCGAGTCTACCGGGCGATTGTGCAACATAACCCCAGTCAAAGTGTGTTTCTTAATGGTTGGCAGAGAAGGGCCTTTTCATGA
- a CDS encoding putative phage tail assembly chaperone yields the protein MAQVIALGVGTEAFEFKVTNGEYNKFVDRMASGKSVQSAFNLLTATVDIKQRATLKDLLVDEENQPQAKLVMDLVGELTDAFTSDLPEVVKLQTSSSNSADAMATSNS from the coding sequence ATGGCGCAAGTGATCGCATTGGGTGTGGGTACAGAAGCCTTTGAATTCAAAGTGACCAATGGAGAATACAACAAGTTTGTTGACCGTATGGCCAGCGGTAAGAGCGTACAAAGCGCGTTTAACTTGTTAACGGCAACGGTCGACATTAAACAACGTGCGACCTTAAAAGACCTCTTGGTGGATGAAGAAAATCAACCGCAAGCTAAGTTGGTGATGGACTTAGTGGGGGAATTAACAGACGCCTTTACCAGTGACTTGCCTGAAGTGGTAAAGCTGCAAACGAGCAGCTCGAATTCTGCCGACGCAATGGCTACGAGCAACTCGTAA